One segment of Ascidiaceihabitans donghaensis DNA contains the following:
- a CDS encoding enoyl-CoA hydratase-related protein, with the protein MTSSDFLLRELSEEGVLRLTLNDVQRRNALSEAMLGALGTAFEEAGKDPAVSVIILAANGPAFCASHGLKEMTTGRAGDDGSKAYFAKIMVMCSGVMQGIVNCPKPVIAEVTGIATAAGCQLVASCDLAIAAQSAQFSTPGVHIGLFCSNPMVALSRNAANKYPMEMLLTGDMISAARACEIGLVNRALAEDTLQEARGKRQEARGNRRGCT; encoded by the coding sequence ATGACATCGAGTGATTTTCTTTTGCGCGAGCTGAGCGAGGAGGGAGTTCTGCGCCTGACGCTCAATGATGTGCAACGGCGCAATGCGCTGTCTGAGGCAATGCTGGGCGCGCTTGGCACCGCTTTCGAAGAGGCAGGAAAAGACCCCGCAGTGAGCGTGATCATTCTTGCGGCCAACGGGCCAGCCTTTTGTGCCAGTCACGGCCTCAAGGAAATGACCACAGGACGCGCAGGCGATGATGGCAGCAAAGCCTATTTCGCCAAGATTATGGTCATGTGTTCGGGTGTCATGCAAGGCATCGTGAATTGTCCCAAACCGGTGATTGCCGAAGTGACGGGGATTGCGACGGCGGCGGGCTGCCAATTGGTAGCAAGCTGTGATCTCGCTATCGCGGCCCAAAGCGCGCAATTCAGCACGCCTGGGGTTCATATCGGACTGTTCTGTTCCAACCCGATGGTTGCGCTGTCACGCAACGCGGCGAACAAATATCCGATGGAAATGCTGCTGACCGGCGATATGATATCAGCGGCGCGCGCTTGCGAGATCGGACTGGTAAACCGCGCTCTGGCCGAGGATACTCTGCAAGAGGCAAGAGGCAAGAGGCAAGAGGCAAGAGGCAACAGGCGAGGTTGCACGTAA
- the darG gene encoding type II toxin-antitoxin system antitoxin DNA ADP-ribosyl glycohydrolase DarG, translating into MIRYTTGDVLRADVDAIVNTVNCVGVMGRGIALQFKRAFPSNYEEYRTACDKGEVVPGQMFITERKALTGPRYIVNFPTKRHWRGKSRMEDIISGLQALKVEIVEREIQSIAIPPLGSGLGGLNWSDVKAAIDSALSDLEMDILVFEPGGVPDAKVMARSTDAPTMSPGRATLVTLVDRYLSGLLDPFVTLIELHKLMYFMQVAGEPLKLQYKKHHYGPYAENLRHVLNRIEGHLVSGYADGGDIPEKQIELVPGAMAEASRFLEDHADTHARFKRVSDLVDGFESPVGMELLATVHWVIHNDGAEDVEDAIRLTHSWNERKKKFTPRQINLAYNHLRSTGWGVH; encoded by the coding sequence ATGATTCGATATACGACAGGCGACGTTCTTCGTGCTGATGTTGACGCAATCGTTAACACAGTCAATTGCGTTGGTGTTATGGGGCGCGGAATTGCGCTGCAATTCAAGAGAGCTTTCCCGTCTAACTATGAAGAATATCGCACTGCGTGTGATAAAGGTGAGGTTGTTCCTGGCCAGATGTTCATCACGGAGCGGAAAGCCCTTACGGGTCCCCGTTACATCGTCAACTTCCCGACGAAGCGCCACTGGCGTGGTAAGAGCAGGATGGAGGATATTATTTCTGGCCTCCAGGCTCTGAAGGTGGAGATCGTTGAACGTGAAATTCAGTCGATTGCCATCCCACCCCTTGGAAGTGGACTAGGTGGATTGAACTGGTCGGACGTAAAGGCCGCCATCGACTCAGCCCTATCCGACCTGGAGATGGACATACTTGTCTTCGAACCAGGAGGTGTCCCTGATGCAAAGGTGATGGCGAGGTCAACCGATGCGCCCACGATGTCACCTGGTCGAGCTACACTCGTCACATTGGTGGATAGATATCTTTCTGGGTTACTTGACCCGTTTGTGACACTGATCGAACTGCACAAACTGATGTATTTCATGCAGGTGGCGGGGGAGCCACTCAAACTGCAATACAAGAAACATCACTACGGCCCCTACGCTGAAAACCTTCGGCATGTTCTCAATCGGATCGAAGGTCACCTCGTATCTGGTTACGCGGACGGTGGTGATATTCCAGAGAAACAAATTGAGTTGGTCCCTGGCGCAATGGCCGAGGCGTCGCGGTTCCTGGAAGATCATGCCGACACCCATGCAAGATTTAAGCGGGTGAGTGACCTGGTTGACGGGTTCGAATCCCCTGTTGGGATGGAGCTTCTGGCAACCGTGCATTGGGTCATCCACAACGATGGGGCCGAAGATGTCGAGGATGCAATCCGACTGACGCACTCGTGGAATGAGCGGAAGAAGAAGTTCACACCCAGACAAATCAATCTTGCCTACAACCATCTTCGAAGCACTGGGTGGGGTGTGCACTAA
- the darT gene encoding type II toxin-antitoxin system toxin DNA ADP-ribosyl transferase DarT translates to MTKVPEKIHIYHIVHIDRLPSIIEDGYLWSDAETRRRGSPGTTVGMQSIKDRRLTSQLSSHPGLAVGSCVPFYFCPRSVMLYLLHMGNHEEITYTGGQQDIVHLVADVPKAVKWAEQKDRRWAFTLSNAGSGYFEDRADLDQLDEINWDAVKATRWGGNGVDRDIKEGKQAEFLVEESFPWRRILGIGVYSQSQGEKVTRLISGLPHKPQVKIFRKWYY, encoded by the coding sequence ATGACGAAGGTGCCTGAAAAAATTCATATCTACCACATCGTGCACATAGATCGTCTGCCTTCGATCATCGAGGACGGCTACCTGTGGTCTGACGCCGAAACTCGCCGACGCGGTTCACCTGGAACAACGGTCGGGATGCAGAGCATTAAGGATCGCAGGCTGACTTCGCAACTCAGTTCACATCCAGGCTTGGCAGTAGGCTCATGCGTCCCCTTCTACTTCTGCCCCCGTTCGGTGATGCTATATCTGCTGCATATGGGGAACCATGAGGAGATTACCTACACAGGTGGCCAACAAGATATTGTTCATCTCGTTGCTGACGTTCCCAAGGCAGTCAAATGGGCGGAACAAAAAGATCGTCGGTGGGCGTTCACCCTGTCGAACGCAGGGTCTGGATACTTCGAGGACCGCGCTGACCTGGATCAACTGGATGAAATCAACTGGGACGCGGTGAAAGCAACCCGCTGGGGTGGCAACGGCGTGGACAGAGATATTAAGGAAGGCAAGCAGGCGGAGTTCTTGGTGGAAGAGTCCTTCCCTTGGCGACGAATCCTGGGCATTGGGGTCTATTCGCAAAGCCAGGGCGAGAAGGTGACGCGGTTGATCTCTGGCTTGCCGCACAAGCCCCAAGTCAAAATTTTTCGAAAATGGTATTATTAG
- a CDS encoding type II toxin-antitoxin system Phd/YefM family antitoxin, producing the protein MDKVAKMALCEHMKNFSAKDAKNQFGKMIDDARLEPIVIEKHGRPVVVVCSVEEFERLSATQVSAERDKRA; encoded by the coding sequence ATGGACAAAGTAGCCAAAATGGCTTTATGTGAACATATGAAGAACTTTTCCGCAAAAGATGCCAAGAACCAGTTTGGTAAGATGATCGATGATGCGAGGCTGGAACCAATCGTCATCGAGAAGCATGGACGCCCAGTTGTGGTGGTCTGCTCGGTGGAAGAATTCGAACGCCTCAGTGCCACACAGGTCTCTGCCGAACGGGATAAACGGGCATGA
- a CDS encoding recombinase family protein, whose product MNVGYARISTDGQTHVAQITALKAAGCDKIFTETASGAKKDRPVLAEALAYLRPNADDKLVVYKLDRVARSLPHLIEIMDRLNSDGVEFQSLTEAIDTKTPGGRLLFHVMGAISAFERDLIIERTQAGLKAARAKGRIGGRPRQMTEEKINAVRELLASGTPVKDAAAAVGVSVPTLYRWLPGASR is encoded by the coding sequence ATGAACGTAGGATACGCCAGGATTTCGACCGACGGGCAAACACATGTCGCTCAGATTACTGCATTGAAGGCTGCGGGATGTGACAAGATATTCACAGAGACCGCCTCTGGGGCGAAGAAGGATCGACCTGTGTTGGCAGAAGCTTTGGCATACCTCCGTCCGAATGCCGATGACAAGCTGGTGGTATACAAGCTTGACAGAGTGGCACGAAGCCTTCCGCACCTCATCGAGATCATGGATCGATTGAACTCAGACGGGGTTGAGTTCCAGAGTCTGACTGAGGCCATCGATACGAAGACGCCTGGTGGGCGGCTGCTCTTCCACGTTATGGGCGCGATATCCGCCTTCGAAAGGGACCTTATCATCGAGAGGACTCAAGCGGGCCTGAAGGCTGCGAGAGCAAAAGGACGGATCGGTGGACGCCCTCGACAAATGACCGAAGAAAAGATCAATGCTGTTCGTGAGTTGCTGGCCTCTGGGACGCCTGTAAAGGATGCAGCGGCTGCGGTTGGGGTGTCTGTGCCAACTTTGTATCGATGGCTACCTGGTGCATCACGGTAA